From a single Apium graveolens cultivar Ventura chromosome 2, ASM990537v1, whole genome shotgun sequence genomic region:
- the LOC141706656 gene encoding sugar carrier protein C-like, translating into MAPSKYRGALNFCFQLSITLGILIANLVNYWFAQIEGGWGWRLSLGGAIVPALFMIVGSLFLPETPNSLIEMGKHDQAKAELLKIRGVDNVDEEFEDLVAASEESKKVEHPWRNLLQRKYRPHLVMAILIPFFQQITGINIIMFYAPVLFRTIGFGSSASLTSAVITGLVNVIATFVAIYVVDKFGRKILFYEGGIQMIICQIIVAILIGKKFGISGDNDNLSKGYAIAIVAFICLYVAGFAWSWGPLG; encoded by the exons ATGGCACCGTCCAAGTACAGAGGAGCCCTCAATTTTTGCTTTCAATTATCAATCACTCTAGGTATCCTCATAGCAAATCTTGTGAACTATTGGTTTGCACAGATTGAAGGAGGTTGGGGATGGCGTTTGAGTTTAGGAGGAGCGATTGTTCCTGCTCTCTTCATGATTGTTGGATCATTGTTTCTCCCTGAAACTCCCAACTCATTGATTGAAATGGGGAAGCATGATCAGGCTAAAGCAGAATTACTCAAAATTCGTGGTGTCGATAATGTTGACGAGGAGTTTGAAGATCTTGTTGCAGCGAGTGAAGAATCTAAGAAGGTGGAGCATCCTTGGAGAAACCTCTTGCAACGAAAGTATAGGCCACACCTTGTAATGGCTATACTTATTCCATTCTTTCAGCAAATTACCGGCATTAATATTATCATGTTCTATGCCCCGGTTCTGTTTAGAACTATTGGTTTCGGGAGTAGCGCCTCTCTTACATCTGCTGTGATCACTGGTCTAGTAAACGTGATTGCAACTTTTGTGGCTATATATGTTGTTGATAAGTTCGGCCGGAAAATTCTTTTCTATGAAGGAGGTATTCAGATGATTATATGCCAG ATTATTGTTGCAATTCTTATTGGCAAAAAATTTGGAATATCCGGCGACAATGATAATTTATCCAAGGGGTATGCTATTGCTATTGTGGCTTTCATATGCTTATATGTGGCTGGATTTGCCTGGTCTTGGGGGCCTCTAGGCTGA
- the LOC141706658 gene encoding uncharacterized protein LOC141706658 — MAMAMQSGLATSKVLILVGAGLTGTVILRSGKLSDVIFQLQELTKGVNETVSSPAYDGAYYAAQIRQLAQEIRELTTANPITIYTGSSSSSGSYSSYLMPAAALGAMGYCYMWWKGWSLSDVMFVTKQNMANAVASVSKQLENVSDTLASTKKHLSKRLETLDWKLDEQKEISNIIATDVGEVKSNLNQISFDIETIHQMVSGLEGQLELLESKQDATNTGLWYLCQAAGGIKDGTNSKPSVDIGAKVIEHSSIAYEDKSPKGLSLFAESDDAISTQKAIVVAKKNVQSDNQAKGLSTARTRIHRSYPVSLAATLDILG; from the exons ATGGCCATGGCTATGCAAAGTGGTCTCGCCACCTCTAAAGTCCTCATCCTCGTCGGTGCCG GTCTTACTGGTACGGTTATTTTGAGGAGTGGAAAATTGTCCGATGTCATTTTTCAGCTGCAAGAGTTGACCAAGGGTGTTAATGAGACTGTGAGTTCACCTGCGTATGATGGAGCTTATTATGCTGCTCAG ATCCGGCAATTGGCGCAAGAGATCAGAGAATTAACCACAGCAAATCCCATAACTATCTATACTGGAAGTTCAAGCTCCAGCG GAAGCTATTCTTCATATTTAATGCCGGCGGCGGCCCTTGGAGCAATGGGATATTGTTACATGTGGTGGAAG GGTTGGTCCTTGTCTGACGTTATGTTTGTTACAAAACAAAATATGGCTAATGCTGTAGCAAGTGTTTCAAAACAATTGGAGAACGTATCTGATACACTGGCT TCAACAAAAAAACATCTCTCAAAGAGGCTGGAAACTTTGGACTGGAAATTGGATGAGCAGAAGGAAATATCTAATATAATTGCAACTGAC GTAGGCGAGGTGAAGTCCAATCTTAATCAGATCAGCTTTGACATTGAAACAATCCATCAAATGGTATCTGGGTTG GAAGGACAACTTGAGCTTCTTGAAAGCAAGCAG GATGCAACTAATACAGGTCTTTGGTATCTTTGCCAAGCAGCTGGAGGCATTAAAGATGGGACAAATTCTAAACCTTCCGTG GATATTGGTGCTAAAGTAATAGAGCATTCATCAATTGCATACGAGGACAAATCACCCAAG GGGCTTTCGCTATTTGCTGAAAGCGATGATGCAATATCTACACAGAAAGCAATAGTAGTTGCAAAGAAAAATGTTCAATCCGACAACCAAGCCAAAGGTTTATCCACTGCAAGAACAAGAATTCACAGGTCTTATCCGGTTAGCTTAGCGGCAACCTTGGACATCTTGGGATAA
- the LOC141706659 gene encoding tRNase Z TRZ2, chloroplastic produces the protein MYTSTPSPQLCKALTFTPSTLKSHQPISLLPLKQHNSIKTHVLNHEKIVKIQSLRGSGFKTIKTHVLNNEKVVKIEALRGSSFKTIKTHALNSEKSVKIQSLRRSGFKTHALNSEKIVKIKALRGSSFKTIKTHVFNSEKNVKIEALRGLGFKTMKTNDLNNEKNVKVEALKGSGFLSAIGNAIDEEEEYRKARAEVNRKSADLGGYSVEGISVGGHETCLIVPELKSAFDIGRCPPKAVHQNFLFITHAHLDHIGGLPMYLATRGLYNLKPPTVFVPPCIKEDVEKLIDIHRVLGQVELNVELVALDIGETYEMRNDLVVRPFKTHHVIPSQGYVVYSVRKKLKKQYLHLNGKQIEKLKKSGVEITDTILSPEVAFTGDTTSDFFLDPRSADALRANVLITEATFLNEDYSVEHAREHGHTHIFEIMAHAKWIRNKTLLLTHFSSRYHIEDIRQAVSKLQSKVSAKVVPLTEGFKSMHT, from the exons ATGTATACTTCAACCCCTTCACCACAACTATGCAAAGCTCTCACCTTTACACCTTCAACCCTCAAATCCCACCAACCCATTTCACTTTTACCCCTAAAACAACACAATTCCATCAAAACCCATGTTTTAAACCATGAAAAGATTGTAAAGATTCAATCTTTAAGAGGGTCAGGCTTCAAAACCATCAAAACCCATGTTTTAAACAATGAAAAGGTTGTAAAGATTGAAGCTTTAAGAGGTTCAAGCTTTAAAACCATCAAAACCCATGCTTTAAACAGTGAAAAGAGTGTAAAGATTCAATCTTTAAGACGTTCAGGCTTCAAAACCCATGCTTTAAACAGTGAAAAGATTGTAAAGATTAAAGCTTTAAGAGGTTCAAGCTTCAAAACAATCAAGACCCATGTTTTTAACAGTGAAAAGAATGTAAAGATTGAAGCTTTAAGAGGTTTAGGCTTCAAAACAATGAAAACCAATGATTTAAACAATGAAAAGAATGTAAAGGTTGAAGCTTTAAAAGGGTCAGGCTTTTTATCAGCAATTGGGAATGCAATTGATGAAGAAGAGGAGTATAGGAAAGCTAGAGCTGAGGTTAATAGGAAAAGTGCTGACTTGGGTGGGTATTCAGTGGAAGGAATTTCAGTTGGTGGACATGAGACTTGTTTGATTGTGCCTGAATTGAAGTCTGCTTTCGATATCGGAAGGTGTCCTCCTAAAGCTGTTCATCAGAATTTTCTGTTCATTACTCATGCTCATCTTGACCATATT GGTGGGTTGCCAATGTATTTAGCAACTCGTGGCTTGTACAACTTAAAACCTCCGACGGTGTTTGTTCCTCCCTGCATCAAAGAGGATGTAGAAAAGTTGATTGATATACATAGAGTCTTGGGTCAGGTAGAACTGAACGTTGAGTTGGTTGCATTGGATATAG GAGAAACATATGAAATGCGGAATGACCTTGTTGTACGGCCATTTAAAACTCATCATGTGATCCCAAGTCAG GGTTATGTTGTTTACTCAGTtagaaagaagctgaaaaagcAATACCTACACTTGAACGGAAAACAAATCGAGAAGCTGAAGAAATCCGGTGTTGAG ATCACAGATACAATATTGTCTCCAGAGGTAGCTTTTACGGGAGATACAACGTCGGACTTCTTCCTTGATCCTCGCAGTGCAGATGCATTGAGGGCAAATGTTCTTATAACTGAG GCAACTTTCTTAAATGAAGATTACAGCGTTGAGCATGCCAGAGAACATGGTCACACTCATATATTTGAG ATCATGGCCCATGCTAAATGGATACGAAACAAGACCTTGTTACTAACTCATTTCTCTTCCCGCTACCATATCGAG GACATACGGCAAGCTGTATCGAAGTTGCAATCTAAGGTTTCAGCTAAAGTTGTACCTCTAACGGAAGGTTTCAAATCAATGCATACATAA
- the LOC141706660 gene encoding 3-oxoacyl-[acyl-carrier-protein] synthase, mitochondrial: MRMKNSCSNLLKLISSPRYFSTSQPFSPPPFLPHRRVVVTGIGMVTPLGCGVETTWKRLIKGECGIRAITPEDLKMSAFDEATKLHTFDQLSSKVAAFVPCGTNPGEFDEQIWLNSKDHRSMSRFIAYALCAAEEALRDANWLPSEQEDKEKTGVSIGGGIGSISDILDASQMIYEKRLRRLSPFFIPRILINMAAGHVSMKYGFQGPNHAAVTACATGANSIGDAARMIQFGDADVMVAGGTEASMDALSIAGFCRLRALTTKYNSSPRESSRPFDCDRDGFVIGEGSGILVLEEMEHAKNRGAKIYAEFRGYGMSGDAYHITQPQADGRGAALAMKRALQQSGFRPDQVDYINAHATSTPLGDMVEAKAIKSVFSNFAASGGLALSSTKGAIGHLLGAAGAVEAIFAILAIHHGIAPLNLNLSKPDPIFSDGFMPLTVSSEMPIKAAMSNSFGFGGTNASLLFAST, translated from the exons ATGAGAATGAAGAACAGCTGCTCCAACTTACTCAAACTCATCTCTTCTCCTCGTTATTTCTCTACTTCACAACCTTTCAGCCCCCCTCCTTTTCTCCCTCATCGCAGAGTTGTTGTCACTG GTATAGGAATGGTGACGCCACTGGGGTGCGGAGTCGAGACGACATGGAAGAGATTGATAAAAGGGGAATGTGGTATTAGGGCAATAACTCCCGAAGATTTGAAGATGAGTGCATTTGATGAGGCTACTAAGTTGCATACATTTGATCAGTTGTCTTCAAAAGTTGCTGCTTTTGTCCCTTGTGGTACTAATCCCGGGGAATTCGATGAGCAAATTTGGCTCAATTCCAAG GATCATAGATCGATGTCGAGATTTATTGCCTATGCACTGTGCGCAGCTGAAGAAGCTCTTAGAGATGCAAATTGGCTGCCATCTGAACAGGAGGACAAGGAGAAAACG GGAGTTTCTATTGGTGGGGGAATTGGAAGCATAAGTGATATACTGGATGCATCTCAAATGATTTACGAAAAG CGCCTCCGCCGGCTAAGCCCATTTTTCATCCCACGGATACTGATCAACATGGCAGCTGGTCATGTGAGCATGAAGTATGGATTCCAG GGACCAAACCATGCTGCAGTGACAGCTTGTGCCACCGGGGCGAATTCTATTGGCGATGCTGCAAGGATGATTCAATTCGGAGATGCCGATGTTATGGTGGCAGGAGGAACAGAAGCCAGCATGGATGCTCTATCTATTGCAGGTTTCTGCAG ATTAAGAGCTTTGACTACAAAGTACAATTCTTCTCCTCGAGAATCTTCACGGCCTTTTGATTGTGACAGAGATGGATTTGT AATAGGTGAAGGTTCTGGTATCCTTGTTTTGGAG GAAATGGAACATGCAAAGAATCGAGGAGCCAAAATATATGCAGAATTTCGCGGTTACGGAATGTCAG GTGATGCGTATCACATCACCCAACCACAAGCTGATGGAAGAGGTGCTGCATTGGCAATGAAGCGTGCTTTACAACAG TCTGGCTTCCGTCCTGATCAGGTGGATTATATAAATGCCCATGCTACATCTACACCTCTGG GAGATATGGTGGAAGCCAAAGCAATTAAATCCGTGTTTTCAAATTTTGCGGCATCTGGTGGTCTGGCCTTGTCCTCAACCAAG GGTGCTATCGGTCATCTCCTCGGGGCAGCTGGAGCCGTGGAAGCAATTTTTGCAATACTGGCGATACACCAT GGGATTGCTCCTTTAAACCTAAATCTCAGCAAACCAGATCCCATATTTAGTGATGGTTTCATGCCATTGACTGTTTCATCTGAAATGCCGATTAAAGCAGCAATGTCAAACTCGTTTGGCTTTGGAGGAACAAATGCATCTCTTCTGTTTGCATCCACCTAA